Proteins encoded within one genomic window of Microtus ochrogaster isolate Prairie Vole_2 linkage group LG4, MicOch1.0, whole genome shotgun sequence:
- the Mterf4 gene encoding transcription termination factor 4, mitochondrial isoform X1, whose amino-acid sequence MAVLGRRVPDWHRLMTRSWTCLARQTPHLRDRKRMSPSLFCKLSTVPSGENLQESSCVRPKTYVQEPEYRTHLVQCLHKEQKTFVDPKSIELANIISSLQDMGFDEAHINSLLSIQPSVHPQQLLDIISEFLLLGLHPEPLFMALKKSPQLLKLSPVQMKKRSSYLRKLGLGEGKLKRVLHSCPEVFTMRQRDIDGVVRVLKERCMFTAQQITELLHRCPGVFQADPSELEYKFQYAYFRMGLKHLDIVKNDFLQYSITKIKQRHMYLERLGQYQTPDKKGQTQIPNPLLKDILRVSEAEFLARTARSSAEEFEVFKKLLDREEEESESHASEEEEEDDDDEEDEEQL is encoded by the exons ATGGCTGTTCTAGGACGGCGG GTTCCTGACTGGCACCGACTAATGACCCGCTCCTGGACCTGTTTGGCCAGGCAGACCCCTCATCTCAGAGACCGTAAAAGGATGAGTCCTTCTTTGTTTTGCAAACTATCTACAGTACCCAGTGGAGAGAACCTTCAAGAGTCCTCCTGTGTTAGACCCAAAACGTATGTGCAGGAACCAGAGTACAGGACACATCTTGTTCAGTGTCTTCATAAGGAGCAGAAGACTTTTGTGGATCCTAAGTCCATAGAGCTTGCAAACATCATCAGTTCCCTCCAGGACATGGGTTTTGATGAAGCCCATATTAACAGCTTGCTCAGTATACAGCCAAGCGTCCATCCTCAACAGCTGCTGGACATAATTTCAGAATTTCTACTCTTGGGATTGCACCCAGaacctttatttatggctttgAAGAAAAGTCCACAGTTACTGAAACTGTCTCCAGTGCAAATGAAGAAGCGGTCCAGTTACCTGCGGAAGCTTGGCCTTGGAGAAG GGAAACTGAAGAGAGTGCTGCACAGTTGCCCTGAGGTTTTCACCATGCGCCAGCGGGACATTGATGGTGTTGTGAGGGTCCTCAAGGAGAGGTGCATGTTCACAGCACAGCAAATCACTGAGCTTTTGCACAGGTGCCCAGGCGTTTTTCAGGCAGACCCCAGTGAACTAGAGTACAAATTCCAG TATGCATATTTTAGGATGGGACTTAAGCATCTGGACATAGTCAAGAATGATTTCTTACAGTATTCAATAACCAAGATCAAGCAGAGACACATGTACCTGGAACGCCTTGGACAGTACCAAACCCCTGATAAGAAGGGACAGACACAGATCCCTAACCCTTTACTGAAGGACATTCTCAGGGTTTCTGAAGCTGAGTTTTTGGCCAGGACAGCACGTTCCTCTGCCGAGGAGTTTGAGGTTTTTAAAAAGCTCTTGGATAGAGAAGAAGAGGAATCTGAGAGCCATGcatcagaggaagaggaggaggatgatgatgatgaggaagatgaagagcaGCTGTGA
- the Mterf4 gene encoding transcription termination factor 4, mitochondrial isoform X2, with translation MTRSWTCLARQTPHLRDRKRMSPSLFCKLSTVPSGENLQESSCVRPKTYVQEPEYRTHLVQCLHKEQKTFVDPKSIELANIISSLQDMGFDEAHINSLLSIQPSVHPQQLLDIISEFLLLGLHPEPLFMALKKSPQLLKLSPVQMKKRSSYLRKLGLGEGKLKRVLHSCPEVFTMRQRDIDGVVRVLKERCMFTAQQITELLHRCPGVFQADPSELEYKFQYAYFRMGLKHLDIVKNDFLQYSITKIKQRHMYLERLGQYQTPDKKGQTQIPNPLLKDILRVSEAEFLARTARSSAEEFEVFKKLLDREEEESESHASEEEEEDDDDEEDEEQL, from the exons ATGACCCGCTCCTGGACCTGTTTGGCCAGGCAGACCCCTCATCTCAGAGACCGTAAAAGGATGAGTCCTTCTTTGTTTTGCAAACTATCTACAGTACCCAGTGGAGAGAACCTTCAAGAGTCCTCCTGTGTTAGACCCAAAACGTATGTGCAGGAACCAGAGTACAGGACACATCTTGTTCAGTGTCTTCATAAGGAGCAGAAGACTTTTGTGGATCCTAAGTCCATAGAGCTTGCAAACATCATCAGTTCCCTCCAGGACATGGGTTTTGATGAAGCCCATATTAACAGCTTGCTCAGTATACAGCCAAGCGTCCATCCTCAACAGCTGCTGGACATAATTTCAGAATTTCTACTCTTGGGATTGCACCCAGaacctttatttatggctttgAAGAAAAGTCCACAGTTACTGAAACTGTCTCCAGTGCAAATGAAGAAGCGGTCCAGTTACCTGCGGAAGCTTGGCCTTGGAGAAG GGAAACTGAAGAGAGTGCTGCACAGTTGCCCTGAGGTTTTCACCATGCGCCAGCGGGACATTGATGGTGTTGTGAGGGTCCTCAAGGAGAGGTGCATGTTCACAGCACAGCAAATCACTGAGCTTTTGCACAGGTGCCCAGGCGTTTTTCAGGCAGACCCCAGTGAACTAGAGTACAAATTCCAG TATGCATATTTTAGGATGGGACTTAAGCATCTGGACATAGTCAAGAATGATTTCTTACAGTATTCAATAACCAAGATCAAGCAGAGACACATGTACCTGGAACGCCTTGGACAGTACCAAACCCCTGATAAGAAGGGACAGACACAGATCCCTAACCCTTTACTGAAGGACATTCTCAGGGTTTCTGAAGCTGAGTTTTTGGCCAGGACAGCACGTTCCTCTGCCGAGGAGTTTGAGGTTTTTAAAAAGCTCTTGGATAGAGAAGAAGAGGAATCTGAGAGCCATGcatcagaggaagaggaggaggatgatgatgatgaggaagatgaagagcaGCTGTGA